From Pirellulales bacterium, one genomic window encodes:
- the trxA gene encoding thioredoxin — translation MAGNVSEFTDANFQSEVIDSASPVLVDFWAPWCGPCRMIAPLVEELATEYKGAVKIGKINIDDSPSAATQYGVSSIPTLMIFKGGEVVDRFVGVQPKSRLQQALEAAKG, via the coding sequence ATGGCCGGCAACGTCAGCGAATTCACCGACGCGAATTTCCAGAGTGAAGTCATCGACAGCGCGAGCCCCGTGCTCGTGGATTTCTGGGCTCCGTGGTGCGGTCCTTGCCGCATGATCGCTCCGCTGGTCGAAGAATTGGCCACCGAATACAAGGGGGCCGTGAAGATCGGCAAAATCAACATCGACGACAGCCCCAGCGCCGCCACCCAATACGGCGTCAGCAGCATCCCCACGTTGATGATCTTCAAGGGGGGCGAGGTCGTCGACCGGTTCGTGGGCGTGCAGCCGAAGAGCCGCTTGCAACAAGCTCTCGAAGCGGCCAAGGGCTGA
- a CDS encoding DUF1501 domain-containing protein codes for MFTLLGPQHRYCDRASRRNFLKVGSLALGGLSLPALLRAEARQGTGGSHKSVIMVYLSGGMAHQDTFDLKPDAPDEIRGEFKPISTNVPGVQVGELLPKMATVMDRVALVRSIVGMRDEHSSFQNLTGYTMGVAQREGRPNFGSVIARLAGPVDPVVPPFVDLFPTMQHRPYNSPGPGMLGHAAAGTKADGEDLASMKLRYVSSEEFSARRNLLAGFDDFRRAVDSSGVERLDAAYRRAFDVLTSSKLASAMDVEKEDPAVRERYGRGSPQHQGDGAPEWNDQLLMARRLVEAGARCVTVAYGFWDTHGNNFGALKERVPLFDQGISALVEDIYQRGLDRDVTVVVWGEFGRTPKINKDAGRDHWAPVNFALMFGGGMRTGQVIGATDKIGAYATARRVPYLDVLATIYHNLGLDPHTFVKDLADRPVGILPEGSRPIAELV; via the coding sequence ATGTTCACCCTGCTGGGGCCACAGCACCGCTATTGCGATCGCGCCTCGCGCCGCAACTTTCTCAAGGTCGGCAGCCTGGCCTTGGGGGGCCTGAGCCTGCCCGCCCTGTTGCGCGCCGAAGCGCGGCAAGGCACCGGCGGCTCGCACAAGTCGGTGATCATGGTCTACCTGTCGGGCGGGATGGCGCATCAAGACACGTTCGACTTGAAGCCCGACGCGCCGGACGAAATTCGCGGCGAGTTCAAGCCGATCTCGACCAACGTGCCGGGCGTGCAGGTGGGCGAACTGTTGCCGAAGATGGCCACGGTGATGGATCGCGTGGCCCTGGTGCGATCGATCGTGGGCATGCGCGACGAGCATTCCAGCTTTCAGAATCTAACCGGTTACACGATGGGCGTGGCGCAGCGCGAGGGGCGGCCGAACTTCGGTTCGGTCATCGCGCGGCTGGCCGGGCCGGTCGATCCGGTGGTGCCGCCGTTTGTGGATCTGTTCCCGACCATGCAGCATCGCCCGTACAACAGCCCTGGCCCTGGCATGCTGGGACACGCGGCGGCGGGGACGAAGGCCGATGGCGAAGACCTGGCCAGCATGAAGCTGCGGTACGTTTCGTCTGAGGAGTTTTCCGCGCGCCGCAATTTGTTGGCCGGTTTCGATGATTTCCGCCGCGCCGTCGATAGCTCCGGCGTCGAGCGATTGGATGCCGCCTACCGCCGCGCGTTCGACGTGCTCACGAGCAGCAAGCTGGCCAGCGCCATGGACGTCGAAAAAGAAGACCCGGCCGTGCGCGAACGCTATGGCCGCGGCTCGCCGCAGCATCAGGGGGATGGGGCGCCTGAGTGGAACGATCAACTGCTGATGGCCCGGCGCCTGGTCGAGGCCGGCGCCCGTTGCGTGACCGTGGCCTACGGCTTTTGGGACACGCACGGCAACAATTTTGGCGCTCTTAAGGAACGTGTGCCACTGTTTGATCAGGGCATTTCCGCCTTGGTCGAAGATATCTACCAGCGCGGACTCGATCGCGACGTGACGGTCGTCGTGTGGGGCGAATTCGGCCGCACGCCGAAGATCAACAAGGACGCCGGTCGCGACCATTGGGCGCCGGTCAACTTTGCTTTGATGTTCGGCGGCGGCATGCGCACCGGCCAGGTGATCGGCGCCACCGACAAGATCGGCGCCTACGCCACGGCGCGCCGCGTGCCCTACCTCGACGTGCTGGCCACGATCTATCACAACCTCGGGCTCGATCCGCACACGTTCGTCAAGGATCTGGCCGACCGGCCGGTGGGAATCCTGCCCGAGGGGTCACGGCCGATCGCGGAACTGGTCTAG
- a CDS encoding DUF58 domain-containing protein — protein MRWYLAAAFLLLLAVAFQMGLLAYAMYVLLAVLISSRLLARAWIENLSATRECNRLSAEIGDRVAVAVTVANAGRLPVPWVLVEDILPRAALVQRPPRLRVTGRRLMIAMVRGQGRRVLLYQLTFEMRGYYQIGPCMLESGDLFGLHRRFRVASEPHFIIVYPKVIPLVGFDIASRRPIGEVRMTHRLFEDPTRIAGVRLYQAGDAINRVNWRATARTGELHSKVYEPSCIAGATIVLDFNRASFPPRNEPVRSELAITAAASLANAVYQLGQQIGLITNGRDAADRIRQEGWEHEYRTRGAARQSASMNETSDRLRPLIVPTRRGPEQFRRILETLARVEMTDGLSFAQLVNEAAARLPADATVIAVLGDVPPEVAWTLGNLRRRGYAVTAVVVNFDEFESSECLGRLIAEGIDARLVASEESLSALCQQQMVR, from the coding sequence ATGAGATGGTATCTGGCTGCCGCGTTCTTGCTGCTGCTGGCGGTCGCGTTTCAGATGGGCCTGTTGGCCTATGCCATGTACGTGCTCTTGGCGGTATTGATCTCCAGCCGCCTGCTGGCGCGGGCGTGGATCGAGAACCTGTCGGCGACGCGCGAGTGCAATCGTTTGTCGGCCGAAATTGGCGATCGCGTGGCCGTGGCGGTGACTGTCGCGAACGCCGGCCGGCTGCCCGTTCCGTGGGTGCTGGTCGAAGATATTCTGCCGCGGGCCGCACTCGTGCAGCGGCCGCCGCGGCTGCGCGTGACCGGACGCCGGTTGATGATCGCCATGGTGCGCGGGCAGGGGCGCCGCGTTCTCTTGTATCAGCTCACTTTCGAGATGCGCGGCTACTACCAGATCGGGCCGTGCATGTTGGAAAGCGGCGACCTGTTCGGCCTGCACCGGCGGTTCCGCGTGGCGAGCGAGCCGCATTTCATCATTGTCTACCCGAAGGTGATTCCGCTCGTCGGCTTTGATATCGCGTCGCGCCGTCCGATCGGGGAAGTGCGCATGACGCACCGGTTGTTCGAAGATCCGACGCGCATCGCGGGCGTTCGTTTGTATCAAGCCGGCGACGCCATCAATCGCGTCAATTGGCGCGCCACGGCCCGCACCGGCGAGCTGCACAGCAAAGTCTACGAGCCCTCGTGCATCGCGGGGGCCACGATCGTGCTGGACTTCAATCGGGCCTCGTTCCCGCCGCGCAACGAGCCGGTGCGCTCGGAGCTGGCCATCACGGCCGCCGCGTCGCTGGCCAACGCCGTGTATCAACTGGGCCAGCAGATCGGCTTGATCACCAACGGTCGTGACGCCGCGGATCGCATCCGGCAGGAAGGTTGGGAGCACGAATATCGCACCCGCGGCGCAGCGCGACAAAGCGCGAGCATGAACGAAACCAGCGATCGGCTTCGCCCGCTGATCGTGCCGACGCGGCGCGGGCCGGAACAGTTTCGCCGCATCCTGGAAACGCTGGCCCGGGTCGAAATGACCGATGGGCTGTCGTTTGCGCAATTGGTCAACGAAGCGGCCGCGCGGTTGCCGGCCGATGCCACGGTGATCGCCGTGCTGGGGGACGTACCGCCCGAAGTGGCCTGGACCTTGGGCAACCTGCGCCGCCGCGGATACGCCGTGACGGCCGTCGTGGTGAACTTCGACGAATTCGAGTCGAGCGAGTGCCTGGGCCGGTTGATCGCCGAAGGGATCGACGCGCGGCTGGTCGCCAGCGAAGAATCGCTGTCGGCGCTGTGCCAACAGCAAATGGTACGATAG
- a CDS encoding YhdH/YhfP family quinone oxidoreductase produces MTPDRFRCYFVTKDEAGKAHAEITNKAIDELPAGDVLIRVAYSSLNFKDGLSAAGRPGVTRKYPHIPGIDAAGAVVDSRSAEFRPGQEVLVTGYDLGQNTWGGFSEYVRVPAGWVVPLPAGLTLRESMIYGTAGFTAAQSVAAIIHHGIKPESGKVLVTGASGGVGIISVALLAKAGYTVVASSGKPASHDMLRMAGAAEIISREEVVDTSDKPLLPARWVAAVDTVGGDTLSTVVRSLDRAGCVAACGLVAGTALKLTVFPFILRGVDLAGIDSAECPMATRRKLWQHLATDWKPACLPRLATEIGFRELGAKVEQILAGQVAGRVLVKPTGD; encoded by the coding sequence ATGACCCCCGATCGGTTTCGTTGCTATTTCGTCACGAAGGACGAAGCGGGCAAAGCCCATGCCGAGATAACCAATAAGGCGATCGACGAACTGCCCGCCGGCGACGTGTTGATCCGGGTCGCCTATTCCTCGCTGAATTTCAAGGATGGGCTTTCGGCCGCGGGCCGGCCCGGCGTGACTCGAAAATATCCGCACATCCCCGGCATCGACGCCGCCGGCGCGGTCGTTGATAGTCGTTCGGCAGAATTCCGCCCAGGACAGGAAGTGCTCGTCACCGGTTACGACTTGGGGCAAAACACCTGGGGAGGCTTTTCGGAATACGTGCGCGTGCCGGCCGGCTGGGTCGTACCACTGCCGGCAGGTCTCACGCTGCGCGAGAGCATGATCTATGGCACCGCCGGTTTCACCGCGGCGCAAAGCGTGGCAGCGATCATCCATCACGGCATCAAGCCCGAGAGCGGCAAGGTGCTCGTCACCGGCGCAAGCGGTGGCGTGGGCATCATTTCGGTGGCGCTCTTGGCGAAGGCCGGATACACGGTCGTCGCCTCGAGCGGCAAGCCGGCCAGCCACGACATGCTGAGAATGGCGGGCGCGGCAGAAATCATCTCCCGCGAAGAAGTGGTCGACACAAGCGACAAGCCGCTCTTGCCGGCGCGGTGGGTTGCCGCCGTTGATACCGTCGGCGGTGACACGCTTTCGACCGTGGTGCGCTCGCTCGATCGGGCCGGCTGCGTCGCGGCGTGCGGACTCGTGGCGGGAACGGCGCTCAAGCTGACCGTGTTTCCGTTCATCCTGCGCGGCGTCGATCTGGCCGGCATCGATTCGGCGGAATGCCCGATGGCCACGCGCCGCAAGTTGTGGCAGCACCTGGCCACGGATTGGAAGCCCGCCTGCCTGCCGCGGCTGGCGACCGAGATTGGCTTCCGCGAGCTGGGCGCCAAGGTCGAGCAGATTCTGGCCGGCCAGGTGGCGGGCCGCGTGCTGGTCAAGCCGACGGGCGACTGA
- a CDS encoding archease — MYEIFEHTADLGLRVTAPDLETLLVDAARGLLSIIIANLDEVRLIQEKKIEVSAAAPDYLLFDWLGELLYLFETEHLV; from the coding sequence ATGTACGAGATCTTCGAGCATACGGCCGATCTCGGCCTGCGCGTCACGGCGCCCGACCTTGAGACGCTGCTTGTGGACGCCGCGCGCGGATTGCTTTCGATCATCATCGCGAACCTGGACGAAGTGCGACTCATCCAGGAGAAGAAGATCGAAGTGTCGGCCGCTGCTCCGGATTATCTGCTGTTCGACTGGCTCGGCGAGCTTTTGTACCTCTTCGAGACCGAGCACCTGGTAC
- a CDS encoding MoxR family ATPase: MATVRSPQISALAKRIIANIEKVIIGKRQEVVLALVSYFCEGHVLLEDVPGVAKTMLARALAKSVGCSFKRVQCTPDLLPTDITGASIFNQRAAEFEFRAGPIFSQIVLADEINRATPRTQAALLEAMAERQVTVDGTTHKLAAPFFVIATQNPVDHEGTFPLPEAQLDRFLVRLSLGYPSQEEEARMLERLQRGHPIDDLTAAVSVDEVLACQQAVREVYIDEKLRNYIVELIRATREHDDVLLGGSPRASMALLRTSQALSAVRGHNFVLPDDVKRMAPAVLSHRLILKPESRLRKVTAETVVHEILDETPVPTIASEAGRS, encoded by the coding sequence ATGGCCACTGTTCGCTCTCCGCAGATCTCGGCTCTGGCGAAACGCATCATCGCCAATATCGAGAAAGTTATCATCGGCAAACGCCAGGAAGTCGTTCTGGCGCTGGTCAGCTATTTCTGCGAAGGGCACGTGCTGCTGGAGGACGTGCCGGGCGTAGCGAAGACGATGCTCGCCCGGGCCCTGGCCAAAAGCGTCGGCTGCTCGTTCAAGCGCGTGCAATGCACGCCCGATTTGTTGCCCACCGACATCACGGGGGCGTCGATCTTCAATCAGAGGGCGGCCGAGTTCGAATTTCGCGCCGGGCCGATCTTTTCGCAGATCGTGCTGGCCGACGAAATCAACCGCGCGACGCCGCGCACCCAAGCCGCTCTGCTGGAAGCGATGGCTGAGCGGCAAGTGACCGTCGACGGCACCACGCACAAGCTCGCAGCGCCCTTCTTCGTCATCGCCACGCAAAACCCCGTGGATCACGAAGGGACGTTCCCGCTGCCCGAGGCACAATTGGACCGTTTCCTGGTGCGCCTGTCGCTGGGATACCCCAGCCAAGAGGAAGAGGCCCGCATGCTCGAGCGGCTACAGCGTGGCCATCCGATCGACGACCTGACCGCCGCGGTTTCGGTCGACGAAGTGCTGGCCTGCCAGCAGGCGGTGCGAGAAGTCTACATCGATGAAAAATTGCGCAACTACATCGTCGAGCTGATCCGCGCCACGCGCGAGCATGACGACGTGCTGCTGGGCGGCAGCCCGCGGGCTTCGATGGCACTGTTGCGCACGTCGCAAGCGCTTTCGGCGGTGCGGGGTCACAACTTCGTGCTGCCCGACGATGTGAAGCGGATGGCGCCGGCGGTGCTGTCGCATCGGTTGATCCTGAAGCCGGAAAGCAGGCTGCGCAAAGTCACGGCCGAGACGGTCGTCCACGAGATTCTCGACGAAACGCCGGTTCCCACGATTGCCAGTGAAGCAGGCCGGTCATGA
- a CDS encoding carboxymuconolactone decarboxylase family protein: protein MVEESAATGRVREIYDDIKATKKIDFVPNLWKTLATHPPLLEQIWTRLKVTMAPGRLDALTKEMIALAVSATNGCSYCVNSHTAAVKKLGLDDEGLGELMAVVAMFNSTNALADGYQVEPDVIP, encoded by the coding sequence ATGGTCGAAGAGTCGGCGGCGACCGGCCGCGTGCGGGAAATCTACGACGATATCAAGGCCACGAAGAAGATCGACTTCGTGCCGAACCTGTGGAAGACGCTGGCCACGCATCCCCCGCTGTTGGAACAGATCTGGACGCGTCTGAAAGTCACGATGGCGCCGGGCCGGCTCGACGCGCTGACAAAGGAGATGATCGCGCTGGCGGTCTCGGCCACCAACGGCTGCTCTTACTGCGTCAACTCACACACGGCGGCGGTCAAAAAGCTCGGCCTCGACGACGAAGGCCTCGGCGAACTGATGGCGGTGGTGGCGATGTTCAACTCGACCAATGCCTTGGCCGACGGCTATCAGGTCGAGCCGGATGTGATTCCGTAA
- a CDS encoding PQQ-binding-like beta-propeller repeat protein has product MWLKANLLPRLLGVFAFLAALCAAVIASAEDWPRWRGPRGDGTWHAPPLPEVWPADGLKTVWRQPIGGGYAGVSVADGRVLIMDRQREPVEVERVLAFDAATGRQLWKHEYPVEYGKLDYGNGPRAAPTIHEGRVYTLGALGHVLCLDAATGKSLWSHDCVAEMQAKIPDWGLSASPVVWKNLVIVHVGVPGGSFVAFDRATGKEVWRASNDPAGYATPIIVNRSHGPQLVGWTPENVVGITLDSGHVDWQIPYKVTYGVSIATPIVRDDLVFVTGYWEGSKMVRLGQGPADAELAWEDTKQLRGLMSQPLERNGFVYSLDKQLGVTCFEMATGKKLWDDGNRLTPRGRNPQVTMVWLGDSDRTISLNAEGELVLARFTPQGYEEQSRTKIIGPTWAHPAYAGRHVFARDDAELVCVELIPTAH; this is encoded by the coding sequence ATGTGGTTGAAGGCAAACTTGCTGCCCAGGCTACTTGGCGTATTCGCGTTCCTAGCTGCGCTGTGCGCCGCTGTGATCGCGTCGGCCGAAGATTGGCCCCGCTGGCGTGGGCCGCGCGGCGATGGCACCTGGCACGCGCCGCCGCTGCCCGAGGTTTGGCCAGCCGATGGTTTGAAGACCGTCTGGCGGCAACCGATCGGCGGCGGATATGCCGGCGTGAGCGTCGCCGACGGTCGCGTGCTGATCATGGACCGGCAACGCGAACCGGTCGAGGTCGAACGCGTGTTGGCGTTTGATGCGGCGACCGGCCGGCAACTTTGGAAGCACGAATACCCGGTCGAGTACGGCAAGCTCGATTACGGAAACGGCCCGCGCGCAGCGCCCACGATTCATGAAGGCCGCGTCTATACGCTGGGCGCGCTCGGGCATGTGTTGTGCCTGGATGCCGCCACCGGCAAGTCGCTGTGGTCGCACGATTGCGTGGCCGAGATGCAGGCCAAGATTCCCGACTGGGGACTGTCGGCCTCGCCCGTCGTTTGGAAAAACCTGGTGATCGTCCACGTGGGCGTTCCTGGCGGGTCGTTCGTGGCTTTTGATCGTGCGACGGGAAAAGAGGTATGGCGCGCGAGCAACGACCCGGCCGGTTATGCCACGCCGATCATCGTCAACCGCAGCCACGGCCCGCAGCTTGTCGGCTGGACGCCGGAAAATGTCGTTGGCATCACGCTCGACTCGGGACACGTCGATTGGCAGATTCCCTACAAGGTGACCTATGGCGTGTCGATCGCCACACCGATCGTTCGCGACGACCTGGTATTCGTCACCGGCTACTGGGAAGGTTCGAAGATGGTTCGCCTGGGGCAAGGACCGGCCGATGCCGAGTTGGCCTGGGAGGACACGAAGCAACTGCGCGGGCTGATGTCGCAGCCTCTGGAGCGCAACGGTTTTGTTTACTCGCTCGACAAGCAATTGGGCGTGACGTGCTTCGAAATGGCGACGGGCAAGAAACTCTGGGACGATGGCAATCGCCTTACGCCGCGCGGCCGCAACCCACAGGTCACGATGGTATGGCTGGGGGATAGCGACCGGACGATCTCGCTCAACGCCGAGGGCGAACTGGTGCTGGCCCGCTTCACGCCGCAAGGATACGAAGAGCAATCGCGCACCAAAATCATCGGCCCGACCTGGGCCCACCCGGCCTACGCCGGCCGACACGTCTTTGCCCGGGATGATGCGGAGCTGGTGTGCGTGGAACTCATTCCCACCGCGCATTGA
- a CDS encoding DUF4129 domain-containing protein, with translation MSEARPKPTLMDYMAIAISPSLIILLVGSLAFFLLMVFYAGAFETRLYWTTGCFVFAAVLISRISIEEGAERASLFGIALGVVAALAMTRFVDHAFWAWLVLGVIWWCASHLVWNCTLVDDDDDASGAGLLEAAGFDAALSTAAAEPKEAPALTTAAARRKRRNEAAARSSKTPELPKPPELPWIKRAFAWWQSSASRKAPPGLTVVYFSLAALPIFGLGQQFIATEDRLYAFQCLFVYVASALGLLVTTSFLGLRRYLRQRRLEMPVEMAGTWLAVGAAMVGIVLILAVLIPRPQPEYAISSLTGMLSSPEREASRYAPMHNSPAQGESSSGAPDEQQKQPDDSQAAAQQHGGASGDSSQAGGEQGQKTEGSGQRAEGSEEENKGQAAAGEREGQSGEGTKSQQSGGSSGGGTSGQQQSGGSGNPSQGQQAQSQRSQGQQAQTQPSQNPQAQQPQQNQATQSGGEKQQQPQGNNPASQQSAGQQQQQQQSQQRQDKTAGQSGDQQQQQAQQTQQRQSSDAEKNGEQGAKQQADRQSGSAGSGKQQPSEQQAGADKGKGAQDSLSSKMAQSLGQRWQQRPRLRPPPLASAGGVLWLLKMLVNAVVAIAVIYCLIRYGAQVRAFLHAMARELMALWQSFFGRRSSTGGEADEAVAATVRRTRPFASYADPFASGAAAKARAHAIVQYSFEALEAWAADRDTPRLAEETPLEFSARLAGEHPPLAAGVQELASLYARVAYARDPLAGENLAEVRQLWIALQRAGAPVSSR, from the coding sequence ATGTCCGAGGCGCGACCCAAACCGACTTTGATGGATTACATGGCGATCGCCATTAGTCCGTCATTGATCATCTTGTTGGTTGGCAGCCTGGCGTTCTTTCTGTTAATGGTCTTTTACGCGGGCGCGTTCGAAACGCGACTGTATTGGACGACCGGCTGCTTCGTGTTCGCGGCCGTGCTGATCAGCCGCATCTCGATCGAAGAGGGAGCCGAGCGGGCCAGCTTGTTCGGCATCGCGCTGGGTGTCGTCGCGGCCCTGGCCATGACACGTTTTGTCGACCATGCGTTTTGGGCCTGGCTGGTGCTGGGCGTCATCTGGTGGTGCGCGAGCCATCTGGTCTGGAATTGCACGCTGGTCGACGACGATGACGACGCCAGCGGCGCCGGCTTACTCGAAGCGGCCGGCTTCGACGCGGCCCTCTCAACCGCGGCTGCCGAACCGAAAGAGGCGCCCGCCCTGACGACAGCCGCAGCGCGGCGCAAGCGCCGCAACGAAGCGGCTGCCCGGTCGTCGAAAACGCCCGAGTTGCCGAAGCCGCCCGAGTTGCCGTGGATCAAGCGGGCTTTCGCGTGGTGGCAGAGTAGCGCCAGCCGCAAGGCGCCGCCGGGGTTGACGGTCGTTTACTTTTCGCTCGCGGCGCTGCCGATTTTCGGCCTCGGCCAGCAATTCATCGCGACCGAAGACCGGCTGTATGCCTTTCAATGTCTGTTCGTGTATGTGGCCAGCGCGCTGGGTCTGCTGGTCACGACCAGCTTCCTCGGGTTGCGCCGTTACTTGCGGCAGCGCCGGCTGGAAATGCCCGTCGAGATGGCCGGCACCTGGCTGGCCGTGGGCGCGGCGATGGTGGGCATCGTGTTGATCCTGGCGGTCCTGATTCCGCGGCCCCAGCCGGAATACGCCATTTCGTCGCTAACCGGCATGCTCAGCTCGCCCGAGCGCGAGGCGTCGCGCTACGCGCCGATGCACAACAGTCCCGCGCAAGGCGAATCGTCGTCGGGCGCGCCGGACGAGCAACAGAAGCAGCCCGACGATTCACAGGCGGCAGCTCAACAGCATGGCGGCGCCAGCGGCGACAGTTCGCAGGCCGGCGGGGAGCAGGGGCAGAAAACAGAGGGCAGCGGGCAGCGGGCAGAGGGCAGTGAGGAGGAAAACAAAGGGCAGGCGGCAGCCGGTGAGAGGGAGGGGCAGAGCGGAGAGGGGACTAAGTCGCAGCAAAGCGGCGGTAGTTCCGGCGGGGGCACGAGCGGTCAGCAGCAGTCGGGCGGCAGCGGCAACCCGTCGCAAGGTCAGCAGGCACAGAGTCAGCGGTCGCAAGGGCAACAGGCCCAGACGCAACCATCACAGAATCCGCAAGCCCAGCAGCCGCAACAGAATCAGGCGACGCAATCCGGCGGTGAAAAACAGCAGCAACCGCAGGGCAACAATCCGGCCTCACAACAGTCGGCCGGACAACAACAGCAACAGCAACAATCACAACAGCGACAAGACAAAACTGCCGGACAGTCCGGGGATCAGCAGCAACAGCAGGCTCAACAGACTCAGCAACGGCAAAGCTCCGACGCCGAAAAAAACGGCGAGCAAGGCGCGAAGCAGCAAGCTGACCGGCAAAGCGGCTCGGCCGGTAGTGGCAAGCAACAACCATCCGAGCAGCAAGCGGGGGCTGATAAAGGCAAGGGCGCGCAAGACTCGCTGTCGTCAAAGATGGCGCAAAGCCTCGGGCAGCGCTGGCAGCAGCGCCCCCGGCTGCGGCCGCCTCCGCTGGCCTCGGCCGGCGGCGTGTTGTGGTTACTAAAGATGCTGGTAAACGCTGTCGTTGCCATTGCCGTGATCTATTGCTTGATCCGCTACGGCGCGCAAGTGCGGGCCTTCTTGCATGCCATGGCACGCGAGCTCATGGCGCTGTGGCAAAGCTTCTTCGGACGCCGGTCCTCGACGGGTGGCGAAGCCGATGAAGCCGTCGCGGCAACGGTGCGTCGAACGCGGCCGTTCGCCTCCTATGCCGATCCGTTTGCCAGCGGCGCGGCGGCAAAAGCACGGGCCCACGCGATCGTGCAGTACAGCTTCGAGGCCTTGGAAGCGTGGGCCGCTGATCGTGACACTCCGCGGCTGGCGGAAGAAACACCGCTTGAATTCTCGGCCCGCCTTGCCGGCGAGCATCCGCCTCTGGCCGCGGGAGTTCAGGAGCTAGCGAGCCTGTACGCGCGGGTTGCCTACGCGCGCGATCCGCTCGCCGGCGAGAACCTGGCCGAGGTGCGTCAATTGTGGATAGCGCTACAACGCGCCGGCGCGCCGGTCTCGAGCCGATAG